GCTTGTTTATCAATGCGGTCTTCTGGATTTTGCGTACCGGTGCGCCATGGCGCGACCTGCCACCTGACTATGGCGATTGGAAGAACACCCATCGCCGGTTTTGCCGTTGGCGAGATCACGGCGTCTGGGAAGCCCTGTTGGAACAGTTGGTCACCGAACCCGACTATGAATGGTTGATGATTGATGCCAGCCACATCAAAGTCCATCCGCATGCGACCGGCGCGCAAGGCGGCAATCAGGGCATGGCGGTCACAAAAGGGGGCTCAACAGTAAGATACATCTGGCCGTGGATGCGCATGGTATGCCGGTCAGAATCCTTATTACAGCAGGTACCACAGCAGATTGTTCGCAGGCTTCAGCCTTGATCGAAGGCGTGGATGCTCAGTACTTATTGGCGGACAAAGGCTACGATAGCGATGCTATCGTAGCCCAAGCCGAAGCAAATCAGATGACGGTGGTCATTCCGCCACGCCGCAATCGAAAACAACCCCGCGACTACGATCGCGACCTGTACAAACTGCGGCATTTAGTAGAAAACGCGTTCTTGCACCTCAAGCGCTGGCGAGGTATTGCCACACGCTATGCCAAGAACACCGCATCGTTCCTGGCCGCTGTGCAGATCCGGTGCATCGCCCTGTGGACAGCTATCTTATGACGACACTATCTAGAAAAAGTTGAGCAGCAGTCATCGACCCAAAACTCGTCGCTAACTATTTTTCCTCTCAACCGTCTGCTTTTCTCCCCTTATCCGACTGAAGCAGTGACCGATTTGTCGCCGGATATTTTCCTAAAACGCCGAATCTCAATTTATTTGCGAATTCTAACAACCATGAGCACTGCTAATAAGGCAAACAGGCCTGAGCAAAGAAAGGCCAGATGATAATTGCCCAGCCGGCTATGCAGGTAGCCGGCTGAGTACGAAGCCAATGCGGCGCCCGCTTGATGGGCACAGCAGATCCAACCGAATACGACGCCGACGTTATTTTTGCCGAACAAATCGGCGGTCAGCGCCGAGGTTGCGGGTACCGTGGAGAGCCAGTTCAAACCATAAACCATCGAAAACAGTAGCATTTGTTCAATAGACTCCACGAAGAGCAGCCCCATTAGCGACAGACCGCGCAAGCCATAATAAATGGCCAATAATTTGCTTTTGTCAAAACGGTCGCAAAGCCAGCCGGATAAGATGGTGCCCACAATGTCAGTCGCACCCATCAAGCCCAGTGATACCGCCATCCCCATTTCTGTAAATCCATGCTCGATACCGTGCGGAATCAGATGGGTTTGGAATAGACCGGATGTAGTGAAGCCGCAAATGGCGAAACTGCCTGCCAACAACCAAAACTGGGATTGACGTATCGCTTTGCGCATTGGTCTGGGATCGGCCGGCACGTGCTTTATCTCATTGCCGGCATTACCGTATGGACGACACCTTTTCAGGATAGGTTCGTCAGCGAGCCAATAGGCCGAGAGCGGCAACACCAATAATCCTAACAGTCCAGCCAATAGCAGAAGAGTCGGTCTCCAGCCGAAATCCATGTTGATCTGCATCAGCAGCGGTGTGAAAACCAGTTGGCCCGATGAAAACGCCGCGCCGAGCACGCCGAGCGCCAATCCCCGATGCTCAGTAAACCAGCGGTTGATCAAGGCCGAACCCAGCACGATTGACGTCCCTCCGGAGCCGATGCCGGCCATGACTCCCCACAGCAGATACCACTGCCATAGTTCACTGGCTATGGTACAAGCCCCGGCAGCGAGCGCCAGCAGCGCAATGCTGACCAAACATACGCGTTTGGGTCCATAGAGATCCATCCAGCGGCCCAGCCATGGCCCGGAGATTCCGAATAGCAGCAGATTCAACGCCGCGGCGCCGCTGATCGTGTCTCGGGTCCAGCCGAACTCGTGTTCCAGCGCCAGCATTAGGATGCCTGGCAATGACCGGAGCGTGGCGGCGAAAAACAGACACGCAAAGGTCACTGCCAATACGATCCAGGCATAGTGCAACCGCTGGGGCGCGGAATCTATTCTGTTTATGTTCATCCCGGCGTTATTCCGCATCCTCAATCTTATCCAATAAGTCGATTAAGCGGGTGACGCCCTGGAGAAGAATGCCGCCCACCCCCAGGGCAAACCAGACGCCGATCACAAAGCCCCAGTGAATCGGCGCGGCGAAGAATTCTTCGCGAAACCAGAAGGTATGTCCCCATTCGTTGAAGCCGACGCTGACCAGGATCATAAACGGGCCGAACACGGCCAAGGTTAACGGTAGGGAAATGCCTTGCGCATACAGGGGAAGCCGCGTTCTGGCATAAAGCCAGGCACAGCCGCCAAGAATCACATACAACGGAAAATTGAAATAAAACTCGATGATGTGATTGGCGGTGAACGGCGTATCGCGAATCGCGACCTGATGCCAGGAATTGTCCTGTTCGGCAAAATAACTGCCGGCCCAATACACGGCGAAGGTATAGATGCTGATCCACATCGTCAGCGTGAAATAGCGGCGAATCTCTTCCTTAGGCGATAGCTTGTCCAGCTGCCGATCGCGCGTAAGCCATAAATAAGACCACAGGCCGGTCATTACCACCGCGATGACCGCCAGTTCAATATAAAACAACCGCATCCAGTATTGCTCGAACGCCGGCTCGGTCGAATCGAGCCCTGCCGAGACCGCAAAAGCGCCCTGGTACAGACGCAAGCCGATATACATGACGGTTAGCACGCCGAAGGTTTTCAGGTATCGTGGCAAATCCTGCAAATACCAGGGTAGACGGTTCCCGGTTGATGTGATAACGGGCATATTTTCTGATGTTGTAGCCATAAGGGTTCTCCTCTTGATGATATAGGGAGCTATCGTTCTGGCCGGTCAACGTCCCCACCTTGGAGAGCGCCATACGGAATGCCGCCAGGTCCGCTAGGTCTCCTAATGAATGATTAAAACTTCGGTATCACGGCGGCGGATACACTCGAGATGTAACGCTCGCCGCTTTCGCTATCGTAAAGAAACAGCAGGCCACCGACGCGGCTGTCCGCATCGTTGATCAGGCCATCCAGCTTCTCGGTTTCCCATAAGGCGTCTTGCGCTGTTACGGAGATCGTTCGCTCTTCACCCGGTCGAATCGGCGTATTATCATCCAGCCTCAAAGTTGCCTCGATCGTCGAAACCTGGGAGGCGGCCGGCAACTCGGGATTGATAAAGCTGACGTTCGCGGTATTGAATTCGCCGAGCTGAACCGGCTTATCGCTGCGGTTATTGACCCTGACGGTAAAGATCATCATCCGCTTCGCTATGATATATTCGGCTTTGACCGCTTCTGCATCGACCTGGCCCGCATTGACCTGGGCGGACAGCGGCAATACCTGGTCCAGAGACGCCTGCAGGGGAATCGCGTTCGGGTAGCGATTGACCGTGACCGCGTTGATGGCGAGTACAGCCACGGGCACTGCCGCCAGCACGACCTTGGCAATCAAGCGATCATTAACTGTGATCAGTTCATCTTCCATGCCGGCCTGCAACATCCGGTAACGGGAGATAAACAGCGGCCGGCGTACCCACCAAAGCAGCCAGGCTGTCGCCAGCACGCCCCAAAACAGGTGCCACCCGATACCATTGAAGAGACCGACGCTTTCCATATCGACGATTTCGCCATTCAATGTTCTGACTTCGTTGCTGAAATCGCCGGCATTCCCGGAAATATCGAGCCAAGCGCCCGGACCCATTACCTGACCTGCATCCTTCAAATTGAAGAACGGATGGATGTGGTAGCGTCCCGGCAGACGGCCTTTCAACACGATCTTGAATTCATAATCGCCGCCCGGTTGCAGCGCCACCGAGTTGACCCACGGCTTGCCGTTCAACCAACGCTCGGTACGGATCAACACCGGCCCCGGCGTCGATACATTTAAAAACGCCGCATCCGGCTTCGGCACGCTGACCGGCCAGTCTTCGGCGACATGAAAACGGCCGCTTACGGTTACTTCCTCGTTGACCTTGAATTGTTGTTTGGACCAGGCCACGTCATACCATTGGATCGTGCGCATCCGGATGAACGGTTCCAGAGCTTTCTCACCGTGGGCGAGAGCGGTTTGTACTGGCCCGCCTAAACCTATGATAATCAATCCGATGGTGTAAACCCATTTTGTAATTCTGATTTTCATCTTGCTATCTCCGATCAGATTTTGTTCAGGTAACGGGTTGTCGCAAACCACTTGCCGATGTACCACCACAAGGCATACATTAGCGTGCACAGCAGCGCCGAACAGAAGGCGGCCAGAGGCGCCGCGTATTGGCCATAAGTGCGGAGCGTGCCGCGCTCGATAATGCGCAGGTATTCCGGCATTCCGGTTCGGATGTATTGAAAACCGAATAAATCGGCGAGGGTCAGTTGGGCATTCGCATACTCGACAGGCATGTGAAACAGCGCGAAAATCGGCCAGTTGCTCGGATAAAATAGCAAGGCGAAGGCGCTGCCGCCGATGATGGCGGTAATTGTGAAACTGTTGCTCAGCATCAGAATCGCGTCGAGCACCAGCGCGCCGGGCAGCATCGTTGCCGGCAGCACCATGTTGACCGGAAAATAATTCCAGTAGTGATAGGCAAAGATCCGGGTGACCCAGGTGCCGATTAATAAGGCGGCGACGCACAAGGTCGCGCCGAGCGGCAGCCGGAACTTATCCCACAGCACCGCCTGCACCGCCGCCGGAAACGTGATGCCCATCAGCGGCGTGACCAACGGCCACCACTGCCGGTCCTTCCAGTCCACCCAGAAATCCCAGTCGCCGACGGTCAGTGCGAAATGCAGATGGAACGAGCCGATAAAAAGAAACAGGGCCAGGACCAGAATCAGATAATCGTAAGCCCTGACAAGCCTGGCTTTTTCGCCCGAATAGGGCTTGATTGATTGCGTAGTAATAGGTAGCGACATATTCACATCTCCTAGGATGAAATGAAAAAAGGTGCGCATTGTCCAGCCGCCGAGGATCACTTAAATGAGGGGAAAGCGGATACTTGAATCGGCCAACAACACGCTGGGGAGATAGATTAAATACTTCGAGTCGGCTTGTTAAATGGTGAAAATTCATGCCGCCATTGAGCAAATTCATTACCGGGAACCCGGTGATTTTTCGCTATCATGAGGACCTACGTACAGCTCCGCGCCGGCGTAGTACCATGGAAAAATGCAGCTTTTATCGCGGCAGGGATACTTTTTTATGACTTCGCTAAGAAATTTCGATCTGAATCTGCTGGTGGCCTTCGATGTGCTGATGGAAGAATTGAACGTGACACGCGCCGCGGAACGGATGTTCGTTACCCAATCGGCGATGAGCCATATTCTGCACCGGCTGCGCCAGCAACTGGACGATCCGCTGCTGATCAAAACGCCAAGCGGCATGAAGCCGACGCCGAGGGCATTGGCTTTGATAGACCCGGTCAAGGAAGTTTTGAAAGAAGTAGAGCATTTGATTCGGTTGCCGGCGGCGTTCGATCCGCTGACCAGCCAGCGCCGATTCGTACTGGCTGCGACCGACTACATGGAACTTCTGATGTTGCCAGCGCTATCCGAACGGATCAGCCGCCTCGCGCCCGGCATTGCAGTCCAGGTCAAACGCACCGAAGCCTCGTTTCCGACAGGAGCCCTCGAAAACGGCAGCCTGGACGTGGTGCTCGGATTTGAATCGGTGTTGAATCCGCCTTCCCATCTGCATCGTCAGACTTTGTTCAGCGATCGCATGGCCTGTCTGGCCCGAAAGGGGCATCCGATGTTAGAAGACGGTTTGTCACTAACCGATTATGTCGCATTGCCGCATATGCTGATTTCGCGGACCGGCAGCCCGGTTGGACTGATTGATCAGAAATTGCAGGAAATGGGCATGGAGCGGCGCATTCAATTGATCGTGCCGCATTTTCTATCGGCGCCGCTGATCGTCGCGCAAACCGACATGGTCCTGTCGCTGCCGCAGCGGACCGCCAAACAGTTCACCCGCTTTGCGGCGCTCGACATCTTTCCGGTCCCGGTCGATCTGCCGGACTATGACCTGACGATGATTTGGCATCCGCTCTGCGACAAGGACCCAGCGCTGGTCTGGCTGCGCGGGCTCCTTACTGACATCGGCCAGACCTTTGCCGCCCTATGAGGTTGGCTTAGCGCCCCGGCAGACCGGGGGCGAGCGGTTTGACTTGCAGCAGATAATAAGGAAGCTTCGATGCCGATTCGCCGCCGTTCAGCACAGCTGATTGATGCAGCCGGTTGACTACCGCGTACAAACGGCCCTCCGGTCCGAAGCTGAAGGAATCGACCCAGGACAAGCGCGGGCACTGGGCAAGCCGCCGGTAAGTCCGATCCGGCGCAATGACGCCGATCGCGTTTTCGGCCAATTCGCCGAGATAGATATTATTCGCTTGGTCGATTGTGATGCCGTCCGAAATCGGTTTATCGCTATAGCGTTCCACCCGCTTTGCCAGCGTCTGCGCATCGAGACTTTCATCGGTCAGATCGGCCGCCTTGATCCGGTACAGGCCATGCCCGTGCATCGGGCCATAATAGACCCATTCGTTGTTCAGGTCTTCCGTGATCGGATTGACGCCGATATGCGGTCTGACCAAACGCCCTGACGCTTCCCTGACCTGAACCGGTTTTCCGTCGATAATCAGATCGACGTTTTCCGGAAGCACGCTGGGATGGCCTTGCAGCACCCGTCGCGCAGAACCTGTTGTTATATTTACGACAATCAATGCCGCATCGCTGCCGCCGGCCGGATCACTGATATAAATATGTTGGTGGCGCAGGTCGACCACAAAATCATTCACGAAAGCGTGTTCACCGGTTAATGGAAGGGGCAAATAAATGACGCGGTGCAATCGATCGGTACGGCTATTCCAGCCGACCAATTTCGGCGTGGCCTTGCCGCGCATGCCGTTATCAAGCATCCAGACAATGCCGTTTTTGTCCGAACGGATGCCCAGAACCGAATCGAGCTTCAATGCCGATCGCGAGATAAAAGCACTTAATGCTGGTGAAGGAAACGGCGTCAACGCATGATTCGGCTGCACTTCAACAACAGAGAACTCGGGCGCGTAAAACTGATGCAGGCTCATAATGATGCGTCCCTCCTGCGTCACGGTGACATTGCCCGGCCCCTGGTCCAGGTTGGCCAGAACCTCGAAATTCGAATTACCTCCAGCACCTGCTCGCCAGGCTACTCCCAAAAGTAAGATAGCGCTAAATTTGACTAAACGATTCATTTTTATACCTCATTGTTGGTTATGTTCCAATACACCATACTAGAGCGCTACCCAGGTGTTAAATGATGTTTACTCATGCTGCCATTCACAAAATTTATGAATCGAGGATGCCCATTGAATTGATTGTTGAAGGGGAGAAAAAACGATAATTTTATTAATGGCTGCTTAGGATTCGGCCGCAATTAACCTCCCTGCATACGTTGCAGACCTGCCAGGTTTTTAAAATCTGGCAGGTCTTTGGCCGGGCAGTTATTCGGAGCCAAATCCTTAGTAACATAGAGCCGACTTTTTGCTGAAGCCATTTCGGAATCTTTAAATGTCTCAAATTGGCCGAGTGCTGCCTGTGATCTTCTGGAAGCAATACCGAGCACGGTATTTCAACAATGAATAAAATTTCTGTCTCAGCCAAACTTTAACTTTTCAACACCCAATTCCGAATACCCTTTTTCATTTGATTCCCCAAGCATTTAAGATCGCATAAAACTGGCTGTAAAATAGCCTGTTTCGATCAATTTATCCAGTCATCGGAATCAGTTGTAACATCAATGTGCCGACTTGAGCCCTCTGCCGGAACTACTGCAATTGCATGCTCCGCATTGCAACAAGCGCCGCTTCTCGGTATCCTGCTCCGATGCAAATACATCTGATCTCGATAGGAAACCGCATGCCCGCATGGGTGCAGCAAGGTTATGACGAATACGCGAAGCGGCTGCCGCGGGAATGCGAATTGATTTTAAAGGAAATTAATCCGGGCAATCGGGGCAAAAATTGTGATGTCGTTCGGATTGTAAAGGACGAAGGTGACCGGATGCTGGCTGCGATTCCGGCGAATTGCCATCCGGTTGCGCTCGATTTGGCAGGCAAGCCCTGGTCCACTCCCGAGCTTTCCGCGGCGTTGAAACGCTGGCTCGAAAGCGGCCAGAACCTCGCTTTGCTGATCGGGGGGCCGGAAGGCTTGGCCGAAGCGGTTAAAAAAACGGCTCGCGAATCCTGGTGTTTGTCGAATCTGACCTTTCCGCATCCTTTGGTGCGTATCGTCGTGGCCGAGCAGCTTTACCGCGCCTGGAGTATTCTGACCCACCATCCTTATCATCGCGGATGAAAGCCCGGATCATTCTTGCTTCGGCCTCGCCCCGTCGGCGTGAATTGCTGGATCAGATCGGTATGACTTACGAGATCTGGCCGGTGCACATTGACGAGTCGCCTCGGCATAATGAAGCGCCCCATGACTATGTGCGTAGGATTGCGGCCGAAAAGTCGGCGGTTTGTCATGCGCAAGTGGTGCATATGGGTTTGCCGGTTCTTGCCGCCGATACCGCGGTCGTACTGGATGGGCAGATTATGGGCAAGCCTAAGAATAAGGAGGATGCCATCATGATGCTGCGCCGATTATCGGGGCGGACACATCAGGTTTACAGTGCGGTCTCGCTGCGCGGGAACGAACACGGCGAGGCGCTGAGTGTGACCCATGTCACTTTCCGGGCGCTCAGCGAACGGGAAATATTGGCCTACTGGGCAACCTCAGAGCCGGCCGATAAGGCCGGAAGTTATGCGATCCAGGGACTCGGCAGTGTATTCGTGCAGTCGATCCGGGGCAGTTTTTCCGGCGTGGTCGGGCTGCCGTTGTTCGAAACGGCCGAACTTCTTTTACAACAAGGTATCCAGGTTTTGCATGAGTGAAGAAATTCTAATCAACGTGACGCCGCCGGAGACGCGCGTTGCTGTCATCGAAAACGGCATTTTGCAGGAACTCATCATCGAACGCACCCGCCAGCGCGGATTAGTGGGAAACATCTATAAAGGCGAAGTCTGCCGGGTGCTGCCCGGCATGCAGGCCGCCTTCGTCGATATCGGCCTGCCCAGGGCCGCGTTTTTGCACCTGTCCGACCTGTCCAGCAAAGAGCTCGAAAAAAAAGGCTCCGAAAACATCGAGCATTATCTTTACGAAGGCCAGCACATCGTCGTGCAGGTGGTGAAGGACCCGATCGGCAGCAAAGGGGCGAGGCTCACGACCGAAATCTCGATTCCGTCGCGCTATCAGGTCTATATGCCCTATGCGAACAATTCGGGCGTCTCGCACCGGATCGAATGCGAGGAAGAACGGGCACGCCTGAAAGCCTGCCTCGATGCGTTCCGCCAGGAGCACAATTGCGGCGGCTTCATCGCCAGGACCGCGGCCGAATGCGTCGAAGAGCCGGTATTGATCGCCGATATGACCTTTTTGCTGAAGCTCTGGGGGGCGATTTCTGCAAAGATTGCCGGCGCCAAGGCCAAGCAGTTCATTCACAAGGACCTGCCGCTCAGCATCCGCACGCTTCGCGATCTCTATAAGGAAGGCATCGATCGGGTACGGGTCGATTCGACCGAGACCTATCACCGGCTGGTCGAGTTTGCCGAAGTATTCGTGCCCGAGATCGTGCCGGTGATCGAGCATTACACCGGCGAATGCCCGGTATTCGAAATCTACAATGTCGAAAGCGAGATTCAAAAGGCGCTCGACCGCAAAGTCAAGCTGAAGTCCGGCGGTCATTTGGTGTTCGACCAGACCGAGGCGATGACGACGGTCGACGTGAACACCGGCGGTTATGTTTCGGGCCGCAATCTGGAAGAGACGATCTTCAAGACCAACCTCGAAGCGGCGCAGGCGATTTCCCGCCAGCTCCGGCTGCGCAACCTCGGCGGCATCATCATCATCGACTTCATCGACATGCAGAGCGACGAGCACAAGCGCCAGGTGCTGCAGGCGCTCGAACGCCATCTGGAGAAGGATCACGCGAAGACCAAGATCACCGAGGTGTCGGTGCTCGGACTGGTCGAAATGACCCGCAAGCGGACCCGGGAAAGCCTCGAACACATCCTTTGCGAGCCCTGCAAGGCGTGCGGCGGCCGCGGCGTCTTGAAAACGCCGGAGACGGTGTGTCTCGAAATCTTCCGCGAAATCATCCGCGAGGTCAGGCAATACAAGGTCAAACAGCTGCTCGTTCTGGCCTCGAACGAAGTGGTCGAAATGCTGCTCGACGAAGAGGCCGACATGCTGGCGGAACTCGAAGCGTTTCTCGGCGTGCAGATCAAGTTCCGCGCCGAGGCCGAGTACAATCAGGAGCAATACGATGTGGTGCTTTTGTAAGGCGAAAGGCGCCCGTCATCCTGCGAAAAAAGCTTCGATCCCAGCCTAGAGCATCCTTGGCTTTTCACCCGTTTTTATGATCCGCCATGTTAGCCGGGCTGCCCGGCATCTGCTTTTCTGGGGATTGATCGCCGCCGCTCTGGGCATGACCGGCGTGCGCCTGGCCTTGTCCGGCGTCGAAGGCTACAAGGCCCGGCTGGCGTCGCGGGTCGGCGTGATGGTCGGCGCTCCGGTCACGATCGGCCGGCTCGGCGCCCGGATGCGCGGCTTCAGTCCCGAGGTCGTGCTCAGCGATATCGGCATCGCCTCGATCGCGTCGGCCGAACGCAATGCGATCGAGCTGAGGGAAATCCGTTTGGGCATTCATCTGCTGAAGGCCGCTCTCAAAAGGGATCTGCTGGCCTCGTCCTGGGTGACGCTGGTCGGCGCGAAACTGACCGTCAAACGCAATGCCGACGGCAAATTGAGCATCGCCGGCCTGAGGGAAGGCGAGGGCGACCCGTTGTGGCTGCTCGAAACCGGCAAATACGAGGTGCTCGACAGCGACATTGCTTGGCAGGACGAGCAGAAACAGGGACGGCCGTTGACGTTCGAGTCCGTCGACATGGCGCTGATCAACGAGGGCGATCGCCATAGGTTGAACGTACTGATGCGGTTACCCGAAAAGTTTGGCGAAACGCTGCGGGTGTCGGTGGACTTCGCCGGCAATCTGTTCGATTTCAAAAACCTGCAAGGCCGCGCCTTTCTCGAAGGCCGCAACCTGAATTTGCCGGAATGGGTGACGCTCGATCTGCCGATGGCGATTACGGTGGCGTCCGGGCACGGCGATCTCAGGATCTGGAGCGACTGGCGGCAGACGCAGGCGGTGGCGGTTAACGCCCAGGCGGATATTCGCGGTTTGAGGTTGAACAGGCCCGGTACCGAACCCTTCGTCGCCGAACAACTGCAAAGCCGTTTCTATCTGGGGCTCAGCGAAAGGCAGTGGCAGCTTAACCTCAAGGAATTCGTACTGAAGACCCGCGAGCGCGACGAGATCAAAACCTGGCCCGATGCGGTACTCAGCATCAAAAATGCAGGCGGACAGGAAAAGGCCGCGCGGCGGATGGCGTTGTATGCCGAGCGCCTGGAACTGCAGGAAGCCGCTCTGTTGGGCCGTTTTCTGCTGCCGAAGGAAAATGCGGCGGCCAAGTCGCTGCGCGATTTCAATCCGAAAGGCGAACTGCGCGATTTTGCGCTGTTTGCGGATTTCGACCGACAAATCCTGTCGGTGAACGGCGGCTTCAACCAGGCGGGCTTCGCGGCGGTCGGTGCACTGCCCGGACTGGAGAATCTGTCCGGACGGATCCGGGGCAACCGGCAGCAGGGCGCGATCGAACTGGCCGGCGAAGATGCGGTATTCCATGCGCCGGGCCTGTTTCGCGAACCGCTCCCGCTCGATCGAGTAGCGGGGACTGTCCAATGGCGGCATACGGACGAAGGGCTGTCCATTGCCAGTCCGTTGCTGACGCTGGAGTCTCGTGGCATCAAGACGGACAGCCGCTTGCAGTTTTCCGTTCCGGACGAAGGCGGCGAGCCGTTTATCGATCTGCAGAGCCGGTTTTCTTGTTCCGACGTCAAAGTGATCAGCCGCTATTTGCCGGCCAAAAGCATCGCGTCCGGCGTGGTGGATTGGCTCGATCATGCGTTTGTGAAAGGCTCCATCCCGAAAGGCGGATTTCTGCTGTACGGCAATCCGGGGGATTTTCCGTTTACAGGCTCCGAAGGCGTCTTCGAAGTTCTCTTCGACGCGGAAAATGTGGAGCTTGCCTATCAATCGGGCTGGCCGAATCTGACCGGTGCGGCGGCCGAAGTCTTGTTTTACCGGCAGAGTCTGAATGTGGCTGTGCGGCAGGGGGCGTTTTACGGCGTAGCGGTGAAGCAGGGCGATGTCGTCATCCGGAGTCTGGAGGCCGCCGGTAAGCTGGCGATCAAAGGCGAGCTGGAGGGTGATATCGGCCAGGCGCTCGAATTCGTGCGGAACTCTCCCCTGGCCGAACGCACGAATGCGTTTTTGCGTATTGCGGCGCCGCAAGGGAAAGCCAAGTTCAACCTGAATTTGGAAATTCCTTTGGAAAACGGCGGCGGTTATCGGACCGATGTGGAAGCGCAGTTCAAGGATGCCGTGTTGGGGCTGAAGTCCCCCGCTTTGACATTGAAAAACCTGACCGGAAATCTCAAGTTCGACGGGAAAGGCGTCTATGGCGATAGTCTTACCGCCAGCTTTCTGGATCGTCCGGTCAAAATCAACCTCGACACGGACGGCTTTAAAACCGAAGTGCGTGCCGACGGGCGAGCCGGCATTGAAGCGCTCCGTATCAAACTCGATATGCCCTGGCTCGATTTCGCGCGGGGAGAGGCCGCTTACCGGCTTGCCTTGCGCCTGCCGCATACGGAGGGCAAGCCGACCTTGACAGCCCAATCCGATTTGAATGGGGTGCGGCTGGATTTGCCCGATATGCTGGCAAAACCGGCAAATCAACAGAAACCTTTGTCGATTGCTTTCGAGTTTGACGATCGGAATACGGCACTGGTCCAACTGCATTAC
The genomic region above belongs to Methylomicrobium agile and contains:
- the amoB gene encoding bacterial ammonia monooxygenase, subunit AmoB encodes the protein MKIRITKWVYTIGLIIIGLGGPVQTALAHGEKALEPFIRMRTIQWYDVAWSKQQFKVNEEVTVSGRFHVAEDWPVSVPKPDAAFLNVSTPGPVLIRTERWLNGKPWVNSVALQPGGDYEFKIVLKGRLPGRYHIHPFFNLKDAGQVMGPGAWLDISGNAGDFSNEVRTLNGEIVDMESVGLFNGIGWHLFWGVLATAWLLWWVRRPLFISRYRMLQAGMEDELITVNDRLIAKVVLAAVPVAVLAINAVTVNRYPNAIPLQASLDQVLPLSAQVNAGQVDAEAVKAEYIIAKRMMIFTVRVNNRSDKPVQLGEFNTANVSFINPELPAASQVSTIEATLRLDDNTPIRPGEERTISVTAQDALWETEKLDGLINDADSRVGGLLFLYDSESGERYISSVSAAVIPKF
- a CDS encoding L-dopachrome tautomerase-related protein, which translates into the protein MNRLVKFSAILLLGVAWRAGAGGNSNFEVLANLDQGPGNVTVTQEGRIIMSLHQFYAPEFSVVEVQPNHALTPFPSPALSAFISRSALKLDSVLGIRSDKNGIVWMLDNGMRGKATPKLVGWNSRTDRLHRVIYLPLPLTGEHAFVNDFVVDLRHQHIYISDPAGGSDAALIVVNITTGSARRVLQGHPSVLPENVDLIIDGKPVQVREASGRLVRPHIGVNPITEDLNNEWVYYGPMHGHGLYRIKAADLTDESLDAQTLAKRVERYSDKPISDGITIDQANNIYLGELAENAIGVIAPDRTYRRLAQCPRLSWVDSFSFGPEGRLYAVVNRLHQSAVLNGGESASKLPYYLLQVKPLAPGLPGR
- the rlmH gene encoding 23S rRNA (pseudouridine(1915)-N(3))-methyltransferase RlmH; the protein is MQIHLISIGNRMPAWVQQGYDEYAKRLPRECELILKEINPGNRGKNCDVVRIVKDEGDRMLAAIPANCHPVALDLAGKPWSTPELSAALKRWLESGQNLALLIGGPEGLAEAVKKTARESWCLSNLTFPHPLVRIVVAEQLYRAWSILTHHPYHRG
- the amoA gene encoding bacterial ammonia monooxygenase, subunit AmoA; amino-acid sequence: MSLPITTQSIKPYSGEKARLVRAYDYLILVLALFLFIGSFHLHFALTVGDWDFWVDWKDRQWWPLVTPLMGITFPAAVQAVLWDKFRLPLGATLCVAALLIGTWVTRIFAYHYWNYFPVNMVLPATMLPGALVLDAILMLSNSFTITAIIGGSAFALLFYPSNWPIFALFHMPVEYANAQLTLADLFGFQYIRTGMPEYLRIIERGTLRTYGQYAAPLAAFCSALLCTLMYALWWYIGKWFATTRYLNKI
- a CDS encoding IS5 family transposase, translated to MSQPAHRRHDISDTVWSLLEPHLPGRAGAWGGKARDNRLFINAVFWILRTGAPWRDLPPDYGDWKNTHRRFCRWRDHGVWEALLEQLVTEPDYEWLMIDASHIKVHPHATGAQGGNQGMAVTKGGSTVRYIWPWMRMVCRSESLLQQVPQQIVRRLQP
- a CDS encoding MFS transporter, whose protein sequence is MLALEHEFGWTRDTISGAAALNLLLFGISGPWLGRWMDLYGPKRVCLVSIALLALAAGACTIASELWQWYLLWGVMAGIGSGGTSIVLGSALINRWFTEHRGLALGVLGAAFSSGQLVFTPLLMQINMDFGWRPTLLLLAGLLGLLVLPLSAYWLADEPILKRCRPYGNAGNEIKHVPADPRPMRKAIRQSQFWLLAGSFAICGFTTSGLFQTHLIPHGIEHGFTEMGMAVSLGLMGATDIVGTILSGWLCDRFDKSKLLAIYYGLRGLSLMGLLFVESIEQMLLFSMVYGLNWLSTVPATSALTADLFGKNNVGVVFGWICCAHQAGAALASYSAGYLHSRLGNYHLAFLCSGLFALLAVLMVVRIRK
- a CDS encoding LysR family transcriptional regulator: MTSLRNFDLNLLVAFDVLMEELNVTRAAERMFVTQSAMSHILHRLRQQLDDPLLIKTPSGMKPTPRALALIDPVKEVLKEVEHLIRLPAAFDPLTSQRRFVLAATDYMELLMLPALSERISRLAPGIAVQVKRTEASFPTGALENGSLDVVLGFESVLNPPSHLHRQTLFSDRMACLARKGHPMLEDGLSLTDYVALPHMLISRTGSPVGLIDQKLQEMGMERRIQLIVPHFLSAPLIVAQTDMVLSLPQRTAKQFTRFAALDIFPVPVDLPDYDLTMIWHPLCDKDPALVWLRGLLTDIGQTFAAL
- the amoC gene encoding bacterial ammonia monooxygenase, subunit AmoC, which produces MATTSENMPVITSTGNRLPWYLQDLPRYLKTFGVLTVMYIGLRLYQGAFAVSAGLDSTEPAFEQYWMRLFYIELAVIAVVMTGLWSYLWLTRDRQLDKLSPKEEIRRYFTLTMWISIYTFAVYWAGSYFAEQDNSWHQVAIRDTPFTANHIIEFYFNFPLYVILGGCAWLYARTRLPLYAQGISLPLTLAVFGPFMILVSVGFNEWGHTFWFREEFFAAPIHWGFVIGVWFALGVGGILLQGVTRLIDLLDKIEDAE
- a CDS encoding Maf family protein: MKARIILASASPRRRELLDQIGMTYEIWPVHIDESPRHNEAPHDYVRRIAAEKSAVCHAQVVHMGLPVLAADTAVVLDGQIMGKPKNKEDAIMMLRRLSGRTHQVYSAVSLRGNEHGEALSVTHVTFRALSEREILAYWATSEPADKAGSYAIQGLGSVFVQSIRGSFSGVVGLPLFETAELLLQQGIQVLHE